One stretch of Heliangelus exortis chromosome 24, bHelExo1.hap1, whole genome shotgun sequence DNA includes these proteins:
- the TMEM200B gene encoding transmembrane protein 200B, with the protein MTAEAKGPPEKGADPKVPPAPSRRRGRRLRLRSPPEPQLRGKLRMRSPSGAFVLVGISVVLVGMTIAVVGYWPHPRGSGGGNGAGNSSAGGEVRREVSVRRHSPHGEKLKLIGPVIMGIGLFIFICANTMLYENRDMETRRLMEKGLSSVPEGTLPEGTLPEDGDSHHPLPKATAECLEGCYQVDLSCQPLTSPGSKWSDIYGPNKLQTRAELLQQPPAASPTTSLLSLPSAASPELNLSLSSAVGALTLPVIKLNNCLLDAAGRGVGKRQEGVPPQPHIKAPWLPAGSSSIVPRGQAHGGGGSHGGHVIINMDGGCLGTEPAVELSMDGLLHTPGHSKSLDLGRPGVLLVAPIKDRKNRSWPRLDHISLVGYTKLESTGESSDRLLEPSDPPSRGEPRPCSWAVGMEQGTQV; encoded by the coding sequence ATGACTGCTGAAGCCAAGGGACCCCCGGAGAAGGGGGCGGACCCCAAGGTGCCCCCCGCCCCATCCCGGCGCCGGGGCCGTCGGCTGAGGCTGCGGTCGCCTCCGGAGCCCCAGCTGAGGGGGAAGCTCCGCATGCGCTCTCCCTCGGGAGCCTTCGTCCTGGTGGGCATCTCGGTGGTCCTGGTGGGCATGACCATCGCCGTGGTGGGCTACTGGCCCCACCCCCGGGGGTCGGGAGGTGGGAACGGGGCGGGGAACAGCAGCGCCgggggggaggtgaggagggaggTGTCGGTCAGACGTCACTCGCCCCACGGGGAGAAGCTGAAGCTGATCGGCCCCGTGATCATGGGCATCGGGctcttcatcttcatctgtgCCAACACCATGCTCTACGAGAACAGGGACATGGAGACCCGCAGGCTGATGGAGAAGGGGCTCAGCTCCGTGCCCGAGGGGACCCTCCCCGAGGGGACCCTCCCCGAGGATGGGGACAgccaccaccccctccccaaggcCACCGCCGAGTGCCTGGAGGGTTGTTACCAGGTGGAtctctcctgccagcccctCACCAGCCCCGGCAGCAAATGGTCGGACATCTACGGCCCCAACAAGCTCCAGACCAGGgctgagctcctccagcagccaccagcagcctctcccaccacctccctgctcagcctcccCTCAGCAGCTTCCCCAGAGCTCaacctcagcctctcctcggCCGTGGGTGCCCTGACCCTGCCCGTCATCAAACTCAACAACTGCTTGCTGGATGCAGCGGGGCGAGGGGTGGGCAAGAGGCAGGAAGGggtccccccccagccccacatcaAAGCCCCGTGGCTCCCcgctggcagcagcagcatcgTGCCCCGTGGCCAGGCCCACGGTGGTGGTGGTAGCCACGGTGGCCACGTCATCATCAACATGGACGGTGGCTGCCTGGGCACGGAGCCGGCGGTGGAGCTGAGCATGGATGGGCTGCTCCACACCCCAGGACACTCCAAATCCCTGGATCTGGGCCGTCCCggggtgctgctggtggcccCCATCAAGGACCGTAAGAACCGGAGTTGGCCCCGACTGGACCACATCAGCCTGGTGGGTTACACCAAACTGGAGAGCACTGGGGAGTCCTCGGACCGCCTGCTGGAACCCAGTGACCCCCCGAGCCGGGGAGAGCCCCGACCCTGCTCCTGGGCagtggggatggagcagggcaCACAGGTctga